In Dolichospermum flos-aquae CCAP 1403/13F, the following proteins share a genomic window:
- the ebsA gene encoding type IV pilus biogenesis protein EbsA, translated as MSGNTSFDQLQPANQQQATVYLPYIQGSKRNLLPYAISLYKTRQLEGQRKIEGGKNISFVATWNDATLPSDLTICRIQFETDSELTYEVMMPSFEFISFLIELMENYKRNSISDFPKSSYRKLLHLDD; from the coding sequence ATGTCTGGTAATACGTCTTTTGATCAACTCCAACCTGCAAATCAACAACAAGCTACCGTCTATTTACCTTATATTCAGGGTAGTAAGCGAAATTTATTACCCTATGCCATCAGTCTTTATAAAACACGTCAGTTGGAGGGACAGCGTAAAATTGAGGGTGGTAAGAATATTTCTTTTGTTGCGACTTGGAATGATGCCACTTTACCCTCAGATTTAACCATTTGCCGGATTCAGTTTGAGACTGACTCTGAACTAACTTATGAAGTAATGATGCCAAGTTTTGAATTTATTAGTTTTTTAATTGAACTAATGGAAAACTATAAGCGAAATAGCATCAGCGATTTTCCTAAATCTTCTTACCGCAAACTTTTACACTTAGACGATTAA